AAACAACGGCGGCTATATGCTGCGGTTGTTTTTTGTGTGCTGTTAAGTTCACCTTAAAAATAAGTCGGAACCTGGCAGAAAGGCGTTTGTTTTTATTCCCCGTATTCGACAAAAGCTCCGCTTACGTCATCCGACCGGAAATTCCTGCCGAAAAAATAAAATAAAATTTTACAAAATATATTGTAAATTGAAATAAAATTTCAATATGATGAAGAGAGAGAAGACGAGTTAATTTCGGTCGCCCGAGCGGTAATTACGGATCGGCAGCATACTTTTTTGCAGCCCTTCCAGCTAATGACTGAATGTAAAGCCGATAGCGGCAGAGTTAACTTCGTCTTAACACAGATTGGAGGTGGATTTAACAAGCCAGCGTTATACTCCCGAGTAGGTCTTTCGTTCATGAGCGGACTTACAACCGAGAGGAACCAGAGTCCAAGCAGAGAGAAGGAGGAATTCATGTACATGTTAAGGAGCAAAAAGAGAATATCATCGCTGCTCAGCGGAGTGATGTTTCTATCGCTGCTGTTTCCCGCAGGACAAGCTGCTGCCGCGGATCCAGCTGCCGCCGCGTCATCGATTATGGATATGCGGCAGATGGAGATCGGGCCGGGGGCTACATATACGTGGGCGAATATGCAAAAGGGCAGCGGCGAGCAGAAGGTCCACATGGTGGAGTTCAACCCATCGCAAGGGAATCTGGAGCTTCAGCCGGGTCTCACGGACGGCAAGGTATACGGCATGCAGGGAGTCAGCAAAATGGCGTCCGATGCCGACAAGGCAGGCAATCGCGTCATCGCCGCGGTAAACGGAGATTTCTATGATATGTCCACCGGCATTCCGCTCGGATTGTTTATGGGGGACGGGGAACTGTTGACGGATCCGCCCAGCGGCCGGAACGCCTTTGGCATTAAGCAGGACGGAACGAGCCTGTACGGCAGTCCGAAATTAACGAAAAACGTGACGATAGGCGGAACGGTCAGCAGCCTGTCCTCTATCAACCGTCTAAGAGGGACGGACGCACTTGTCCTTTATACCGAAAAATTCAATGCCACCACGATGACCAATAATCTTGGCGACGAGGTCATTCTGGATATTGTAAGCGGCAGGGCCGCCAGCGGGGAGACCTTGACGATGAAGGTGGCTTCCGTTCTTAAGGACCAGGGGAACTCGCCGATTGGCCAAGGTCAAGTGGTTCTGTCCGCTTCGGGCTCGCAGCGGAACAAGCTTGCCGGGTTGAAGGTAGGGGATGAAGTGACGGCGAGTTTTCAGCTGGATAACGAATGGCGGGACGTCACGATGGCGATTGGCGGTACCGTGATGCTGGTCAAGGATGGCGTCGTGCAGCAGCATACCGATCCGGCTGTACACCCGAGAACGGTGGTGGGCAGCAAAGCGGACGGCTCCGTTGTGCTGTTCGAGGTTGATGGCCGCCAGCCGGGGTTCAGTGAAGGGCTTACCTACATCGAGCTTGGCGAAATGCTGCAGGAGCTTGGCGTAGTGAACGCACTGAACCTGGACGGAGGCGGTTCGGCCACCTTCGTTGCCCGCCTGCCGGGAGAAACGGAGCGCAAAGTGCTCAACTCGCCGTCGGACGGCGGGGAACGCAAAACGGCCAACGGCATTTTACTGGTGAACAAGGCGCCAGAAGGAGCAGCGAATAAACTTGTCGTTGCACCGACGCTGGAAAGAGTGCTGACTGGTTCATCCGCTACCTTCAAAACGGCGGCCGTGGATCAGAATCTGCATCCGGCGAATATGACGGAGGCCGCGGTTTGGAGCGTTGACCCAGCCTATGGGACAATCGACGCCACCGGGACGTTTAAGGCAGGCAACCAACCTGGATTGACCGAGGTATCCGTACAATCCGGTAATCTGACGGGAAAAGCCGCATTGGAAGTTGTTGATGAGCTGACCGAGCTCAAGTTCTCGGACGCGGTGAAGACCTTCTCTTCCGGCTCGACAGAGACGCTCAAGGTCACGGCGCTTCGCAATGGTCAAGTGGTACAGGCCGACAATAGCCGTTTGGAGTGGCGTACCGAAGGCGATATCGGGACGATTGACGGCAACGGAACGTTTACCGCCACGGACAAGCAGGACGTCAGCGGTAAAATCTTCGTGAAGTACGGTCAAATCGAGACCTCAATCGAAGTGAACGTCGGGCTTCCGCCGGTCATGCTCGAAGATTTCGAGAACGGCCTTAGCCGTTATAAACCGAGCGCCGGTGCGCTGTTCAAATACAGCAGGGTATCCATTGAAACCGATGACACCTATATTCGTTCCGGGAATGGCGCCTTGAAGTTGGAGTACGATTTTACCGGGACGACAGGCACCTCCGGTGCTTATCTGGAGACGACAGGCGCTGCGGACTATATCGAAATTCCGGGCTATCCGGAGAAAATCAGCATGTGGGTGTACGGGGATGGCAACACGCACTGGCTTCGTGCCCAACTGCGTGACAGCAAAGGCACAATCGGGCTCGATTTTACCGATCAGACAACCGGCGTCGACTTCAAGGGATGGAAGTATCTCGAGGCGTCCGTACCCAAAGGAAGAACCCTTCCGCTGAAGATGGACGCACCTGTACGATATATGGAAACAAATAACGCGAAAAAAGACGCTGGAGCCATCTACGTGGACGAAATTCGCGCATTGTACGGTCCGGCCAATGACGATATCGATCCACCGGTTCTGAAGAAATTCTCGCCGGCTGACGGTACGGAGATTACAGAGAACACGCCGACCATTACCGTGTATGCCGAGGATGCAGGCTATGATCCTGTCGCACACCCGGGAACGACGCTGATTGATCCGGACAAAATCCGATTCTATCTGGATGGAAGTCTGGTGCAGCATACCCTGTATCCGCCGGAAGGAAGAATCCATTACACGCCGAGTGTTCCGCTCGCCGATGGCGTTCATCAAGCAAAAGTCACCGTCCGAGATCTGTCGGGCAACCAAACGACCAAGGAATGGAACTTCATCGTAAATACCGGCTCAGCCAAGGTGGTGTACAATACGCCGGATACGATCTATGTTGGCGGCAGTTACACGCTGGATATCGGCGGTGTGAAGACATCCCAAATTCGCAGCGGCCATGTCGATTTCCAATTCGATCCCACCAAAGTGGAGAATCTGGAGCTCATACCAGGGGACAAGCTGAGTGCATCCCAGGTTAGCGCAAGCATCGACGGTACAACAGGAAAGGTAAGAGTGACTTGGAAGGACATCCATACCGCATCCCTGCAGGATACGGATTGGATCGGCCAAATCCGGTATGACGTGAAAAAGAACGCAGCCGGCAGCAGTATCATAGCGCTCACGTCCGGAGCGGTATCCTTCACCGATACGGGCAATACCGAATTTTCGTTCTATGGTCTTCCGATCGAATCGCAGATCGCAGCGCATTATGCGCTGAGCTGGAATAAGGATGGAATCGTAGAGGGATACGAAACGGTGTTCGAAGTGACCGATGCCCATGGTCAGCCTGTGGAAGGCGTCCAGATCATGGCTGACGCGGCAGCGATAGGCACAACGGATGCGGCGGGTATCCTGAAGACCGGGGCGCTGACATCCCAGGTCAAGACGTATACCGTGCAGGCCGTGAAGAACAATCAATATAGTCCGGCCTTGGAGTTTAAGGTTTCGCCGCTGGCTGGAAGTCCTACTCCGTTTAACATCAGCGTGGGCATGGGCGAAGATCCAACCACGTCGCGGATGCTGAACTGGCATACGGACCCGGCGACGGATGGGACTGTCGTGGAACTGACCAAGCGGTCCGAATTTACGGATTTCGATGCGCCGAACGTCCAGAAGTTCAATGGTGCCAGCGAGCTGTACCATACTTTGGATCTCGGCACGGTCCGCGTCCATAAAGCGACGGCGGCCGGTCTTGAGCCAGGCACAGAGTATGTGTACCGTGTCGGTGACGGCCAAGGTCATTACAGTGCCCAAGGCTCGTTTAAAACGACGGAACTCGCGGGAGATACAACGAAATTCTTGTACTTTGCGGATTCCCAGGCATCCACCGCCAAAGAGTTCGAGCTGTGGGGGAATACGATCGACAAGGCGGCAGCCGAGCATCCGGACGCCGAATTCATGGTCCATGCCGGGGATATGGTGGACAAGGGCTTCCTGGAGGAGCAGTGGAACTATTGGTTCGATGAAGCCCAGAAGCATTTCCTGAATACGACGTTAGTGTCGGCCATCGGCAACCATGAAGTGATGGGGACCAAGGAAAACGGGGACTTCCTGGCTCACTTTAACCAACCTGGCAATGGCTTGGACAGCCTGAAGGGAACCAACTTCTCTTTTGATTACAAGGATGTTCATTTCATTATGCTGAACAGCGAGTATCAGCTGGAGGATCAGAAGAAGTGGCTTCAGCAGGATCTGGCTAACAATGCTAAGGAATGGACCATCGCGATGTTCCACCGCGGGCCTTACGGCAGCATCTACGATTCCGCCGAGGTACGGAGCCTGTGGGCGCCAGTGCTGGAGGAATTCGGTGTGGATCTTGTGTTAAATGGACATGATCATATTTATATTCGTTCCTACCCGATGATGAACAACCAGATTGCCGCGGAAGGGAAGGGCACGACCTACGTCGTGGCGGGATCGTCAGGTCCAAAATTCTACTCCCACACAGAGCGGGGCTGGCATGAGGTGGTCGACGAAGAGAAGACTCAAATGTATGCCTCCGTGGAAGTGAAGGGAGACGAGCTTCATTTTGTAACCAAAACGGTTGGCGGACGCATCGTGGACGAGTTTACGCTGACGAAATCGGATACGAAGCCGGAGCCGCAGCGGATTGAAGTAACTCCAAACCAGCTGACGCTAGCTGTAGGCGAGAGTCAAAAGTTACTGGCTGCGGTGAAGCCGAGCCGAGCTGAACGAACCGTGGTGTGGTCCGTATACCATTCCGAACCGTCGAATGACGTCGTCAGCGTGTCCGCAGACGGCATCGTGACGGCTCAAGGGTTGGGCAATGCCGTCGTCAGAGCGACCAGCACGGCGGCACCGGATGTCTATACAGACGTGAGTATTACGGTAGACCGAATCCCGAACGGCAGCATCGAATCGATCCGCTTAAGCGGCAAATCCGAGCTGAAGGTCGGGGACGACGATCAGACCGTAACGGAGGCGGTATATACCGACGGCAGCCGTATCCGTTTAATCGAAGGCATTACCTATGCGAGCAGTAAGCCGGACGTAGCTTCCATTGATGAACAGGGCTCGGTACGGGCTTTGGCAGTAGGGGCGACCGTCATTTCGGCAACCTACGAAGGGTTCAAATCGGAGTACGCTTTGAGAGTAATCGCCCGTGGCGGGGGGAATCCTGATCCGGGACCGGAGCCGCCGGTAGACCCGCCCGTGCAGCCGCCGGTAACACCACCGGTTACGCCTCCAGTAACGCCGCCGGTAACGCCGCCTGTTAGACCACCGTCAGGCAGCATCACCCTATCGGCCAGCGAGCTTGCAGCTAAACTGTCGAACGGGCAAGTGATCTTGTCGGTGGACGGAAACTTTACGGATATTACGCTGCCAGGGAATGCAGCAGACATACTCAAGGATGGTTCAATCCGTCTCGAAGCGAAGAATTTGTCCCTAACGATACCGGCCGAAGTGCTTCGTCAGCTGGGCGGTCTTGCAAATGCTGGGCAGCTTGAGAATGGCGCGATAAAACTGAGTGCCTCCACGTTATCGGATGCGGAGATGAAGGAGCGAATCGCGCAAGCTGCCCGCGTCTCCGGCGCTAAGCTGACAGCAGCCGGAGCCATGCTGGAGTTCCAGCTTCAATTAACGACAGCGGATGGCAAAATTCACAGCTTAACCGAATTCGATCATTCGATCACGCTAGAACTGCCTGTATCTTCAGATGCCAATGGCAAAAGAATCTCCATGTACTATTTATCCGGCAGCGGAGAGCTGGAGTATATCGGCGGTGTAAACAAAGACGGCCGCATGGCCGCGGGAATCCGCCATTTCAGCGCTTACGGTTTGCTGGATTACGAGAAGACCTTTGCCGATGTGCCATCTTCATTCTGGGCCGCGGAGGTGATCGGCGATTTGGCTGCGAAGCAGCTCATCGAAGGCGTCAGCGCGGACCGCTTCGCACCGGCCCAGCAAGTGACCCGGGCTGAATTTGCCGCGATGCTGGTTCGTTTGCTGGATCTTAAGGCAGAAGGACCTGCGCCGTTTGCCGATGTGGATTCAAGCAAATGGTACGCCAAGGCCGTGTCAGCAGCTGCCCAGTCCGGCATCGTGAACGGAACCGGCAAAGACAGCTTTACGCCCGACGCACCTATCAAGCGCCAGGAAATGGCGGCGATGCTGGTGCGTGCTTATGCCCACGCGATGAAACAGCAGCAGGAGAGCATCAGCGCGGGAAGCGGATTTACCGATCTCGCCGAGTCCCCGGACTGGGTTCGGGAAGCGGTAGAAACCGCGCATGCCCTCGGTTTTGTTCAGGGCCATACGCCGAGCCGCTTTGAACCGGATGGCCTGACCACGCGTGCGGAAAGCGCGCAGGTCATTTATAATCTGCTGAATAAGCTGAAGTAAATTCTAGAAGGCAGAATACCGCTTCTCTTCTCCTGTAGACCATCACAGTGGAAGAGAGGCGGTTTTTTTTAGACTAACCGCGGTCTATCTTCATGGCATATACGTCGAAAGACATTTTTCTTACAGGTTAAAGAATGGCGGAAGTTCCGATATAATGATTACATGGTCAATGAGTGAATGTAAATCGGAGTAATGGCTAATCTGGTAACCGGGAAGAGGGGAAGAGGATGACGGAATACGCGAACACGCCGAAGCCGCCGTATTATGCCTGCATTTTTGTGTCCAAGCGTACAGAGGGTGACCGGGGT
This Paenibacillus sp. JZ16 DNA region includes the following protein-coding sequences:
- a CDS encoding phosphodiester glycosidase family protein: MLRSKKRISSLLSGVMFLSLLFPAGQAAAADPAAAASSIMDMRQMEIGPGATYTWANMQKGSGEQKVHMVEFNPSQGNLELQPGLTDGKVYGMQGVSKMASDADKAGNRVIAAVNGDFYDMSTGIPLGLFMGDGELLTDPPSGRNAFGIKQDGTSLYGSPKLTKNVTIGGTVSSLSSINRLRGTDALVLYTEKFNATTMTNNLGDEVILDIVSGRAASGETLTMKVASVLKDQGNSPIGQGQVVLSASGSQRNKLAGLKVGDEVTASFQLDNEWRDVTMAIGGTVMLVKDGVVQQHTDPAVHPRTVVGSKADGSVVLFEVDGRQPGFSEGLTYIELGEMLQELGVVNALNLDGGGSATFVARLPGETERKVLNSPSDGGERKTANGILLVNKAPEGAANKLVVAPTLERVLTGSSATFKTAAVDQNLHPANMTEAAVWSVDPAYGTIDATGTFKAGNQPGLTEVSVQSGNLTGKAALEVVDELTELKFSDAVKTFSSGSTETLKVTALRNGQVVQADNSRLEWRTEGDIGTIDGNGTFTATDKQDVSGKIFVKYGQIETSIEVNVGLPPVMLEDFENGLSRYKPSAGALFKYSRVSIETDDTYIRSGNGALKLEYDFTGTTGTSGAYLETTGAADYIEIPGYPEKISMWVYGDGNTHWLRAQLRDSKGTIGLDFTDQTTGVDFKGWKYLEASVPKGRTLPLKMDAPVRYMETNNAKKDAGAIYVDEIRALYGPANDDIDPPVLKKFSPADGTEITENTPTITVYAEDAGYDPVAHPGTTLIDPDKIRFYLDGSLVQHTLYPPEGRIHYTPSVPLADGVHQAKVTVRDLSGNQTTKEWNFIVNTGSAKVVYNTPDTIYVGGSYTLDIGGVKTSQIRSGHVDFQFDPTKVENLELIPGDKLSASQVSASIDGTTGKVRVTWKDIHTASLQDTDWIGQIRYDVKKNAAGSSIIALTSGAVSFTDTGNTEFSFYGLPIESQIAAHYALSWNKDGIVEGYETVFEVTDAHGQPVEGVQIMADAAAIGTTDAAGILKTGALTSQVKTYTVQAVKNNQYSPALEFKVSPLAGSPTPFNISVGMGEDPTTSRMLNWHTDPATDGTVVELTKRSEFTDFDAPNVQKFNGASELYHTLDLGTVRVHKATAAGLEPGTEYVYRVGDGQGHYSAQGSFKTTELAGDTTKFLYFADSQASTAKEFELWGNTIDKAAAEHPDAEFMVHAGDMVDKGFLEEQWNYWFDEAQKHFLNTTLVSAIGNHEVMGTKENGDFLAHFNQPGNGLDSLKGTNFSFDYKDVHFIMLNSEYQLEDQKKWLQQDLANNAKEWTIAMFHRGPYGSIYDSAEVRSLWAPVLEEFGVDLVLNGHDHIYIRSYPMMNNQIAAEGKGTTYVVAGSSGPKFYSHTERGWHEVVDEEKTQMYASVEVKGDELHFVTKTVGGRIVDEFTLTKSDTKPEPQRIEVTPNQLTLAVGESQKLLAAVKPSRAERTVVWSVYHSEPSNDVVSVSADGIVTAQGLGNAVVRATSTAAPDVYTDVSITVDRIPNGSIESIRLSGKSELKVGDDDQTVTEAVYTDGSRIRLIEGITYASSKPDVASIDEQGSVRALAVGATVISATYEGFKSEYALRVIARGGGNPDPGPEPPVDPPVQPPVTPPVTPPVTPPVTPPVRPPSGSITLSASELAAKLSNGQVILSVDGNFTDITLPGNAADILKDGSIRLEAKNLSLTIPAEVLRQLGGLANAGQLENGAIKLSASTLSDAEMKERIAQAARVSGAKLTAAGAMLEFQLQLTTADGKIHSLTEFDHSITLELPVSSDANGKRISMYYLSGSGELEYIGGVNKDGRMAAGIRHFSAYGLLDYEKTFADVPSSFWAAEVIGDLAAKQLIEGVSADRFAPAQQVTRAEFAAMLVRLLDLKAEGPAPFADVDSSKWYAKAVSAAAQSGIVNGTGKDSFTPDAPIKRQEMAAMLVRAYAHAMKQQQESISAGSGFTDLAESPDWVREAVETAHALGFVQGHTPSRFEPDGLTTRAESAQVIYNLLNKLK